Proteins encoded in a region of the Leptotrichia sp. OH3620_COT-345 genome:
- a CDS encoding glutaredoxin, with protein sequence MIKSIIKKMGKFKTVSGVMIIFTTLFWTGFPSFGEDKVKIEYFGREDCKNCANLEKFLKELSTERNDFTYVEYKIDKDVQNRKFFNETTDKLKLVKGTPIIYVNERVIQGYNTADTTGKEIVKEINKGKKKESIPTLIEFMEKGNFSSVAKDGAVCEIDGVCEVPGAVGTYNKQIIVNIPFINKTIDLSNYSLPLMAAVLGTIDGFNPCAMWVLVLFLTALVAVGNKVKMFRVAGLFIFAEAVMYYLILNVWLYTWDFVGLDKWITPAVGIIGIIGGIFFMRNFLKKGNELSCEVTDFKKRAEISGKIRNIADKPFTFLTVLGIIGLALSVNVIEFACSVGIPQTFTKILQINNISFVQKHLYTFIYILGYMIDDFIVFGFALLSVNKLQLTSKYSKWMNLFGGILMIILGLILLLKPSLLVL encoded by the coding sequence ATGATAAAATCAATTATAAAAAAAATGGGGAAATTTAAAACGGTATCGGGAGTAATGATTATATTCACTACTCTATTTTGGACAGGGTTTCCGTCTTTCGGAGAAGATAAAGTAAAAATTGAATATTTTGGGAGAGAAGATTGTAAAAATTGTGCAAATCTTGAAAAATTTTTGAAAGAGTTGTCTACTGAGAGAAATGACTTTACATATGTAGAGTATAAAATTGATAAAGATGTTCAAAATAGAAAATTTTTCAATGAGACTACCGATAAGTTGAAGTTAGTCAAAGGAACTCCCATAATTTATGTGAATGAGCGTGTAATACAAGGTTATAACACTGCCGATACAACAGGGAAAGAAATTGTAAAGGAAATTAATAAGGGAAAAAAGAAAGAAAGCATACCTACATTAATTGAGTTTATGGAAAAAGGCAACTTTTCCAGTGTAGCTAAAGATGGTGCAGTTTGTGAAATTGACGGAGTATGTGAAGTACCCGGAGCTGTCGGGACTTATAATAAACAGATTATCGTAAATATTCCGTTTATAAATAAGACTATAGATTTGTCAAATTATTCACTGCCGTTAATGGCTGCCGTTTTAGGAACGATAGACGGTTTTAATCCCTGTGCAATGTGGGTTCTTGTATTATTTTTGACAGCTCTTGTTGCAGTGGGAAATAAAGTGAAAATGTTCAGAGTGGCGGGACTTTTTATATTTGCTGAAGCGGTAATGTACTATCTTATACTTAATGTATGGTTATATACTTGGGATTTTGTGGGTCTTGACAAATGGATAACTCCTGCCGTCGGAATTATAGGGATAATAGGCGGAATATTTTTCATGAGGAACTTTTTGAAAAAAGGGAATGAGCTGTCCTGTGAAGTTACGGATTTTAAAAAGAGGGCTGAAATTTCAGGAAAAATAAGAAATATAGCTGATAAACCGTTCACATTTTTAACTGTTCTCGGAATAATAGGGCTTGCCCTGTCTGTAAATGTAATAGAGTTTGCCTGTTCTGTAGGAATACCCCAGACTTTTACTAAAATACTTCAAATAAACAATATATCTTTTGTACAGAAACACTTGTACACATTTATTTACATATTAGGGTATATGATAGATGATTTTATAGTATTCGGTTTTGCGTTATTAAGTGTAAATAAATTACAATTGACATCAAAATATTCTAAATGGATGAATCTTTTCGGAGGAATTTTGATGATTATACTTGGATTGATATTGTTGCTGAAACCGAGTTTATTGGTTTTGTGA
- the acpS gene encoding holo-ACP synthase translates to MEIYGIGTDIIEIERIKKAINSTPSFRRKVYTLKEIEHIEKKKNPYASYAGRFAAKEAISKALGTGVRGFSLNDVEILNDELGKPCVTLYNRIKEAAKILKIQISISHSREYAVSTVVIYKE, encoded by the coding sequence ATGGAAATATATGGGATAGGAACTGATATTATTGAAATAGAAAGAATAAAGAAAGCGATTAACAGCACTCCGTCTTTCAGAAGGAAAGTGTATACTTTAAAAGAAATAGAACACATTGAAAAGAAAAAAAATCCTTATGCCAGTTATGCAGGAAGATTTGCTGCAAAAGAGGCTATTTCAAAAGCTTTGGGGACGGGAGTAAGAGGATTTTCCTTAAATGATGTGGAGATATTAAATGATGAATTGGGAAAACCGTGTGTTACACTTTACAACAGGATAAAAGAAGCGGCAAAAATTCTGAAAATTCAGATAAGTATTTCCCATAGTAGAGAATATGCAGTTTCTACTGTAGTCATTTATAAGGAATAA
- a CDS encoding TatD family hydrolase translates to MKIIDTHTHIYDEKFQLDFDTVMKNIKEQMEGIISVGFDLESSRKSIELAHKYPFVYAVVGVHPVDIKKYNDNTEKELEKLALTEKKIVAIGEIGLDYHWMEDPKEIQKDGFRKQMKLAQKVNLPVVIHTREALEDTLNVLSEFPSVGGILHCYPGSFQAVKPFLERYYIGVGGTVTFKNNRKTKELVHALSLDKIVLETDCPYLTPVPFRGKRNEPVYTKYIAEEIARIKEIPVEKVIEKTTQNAKKIYRL, encoded by the coding sequence ATGAAAATAATAGATACACATACACATATATATGATGAAAAATTTCAACTTGATTTTGATACTGTAATGAAAAATATAAAAGAACAGATGGAGGGAATTATCAGTGTAGGCTTTGATTTGGAAAGTTCAAGAAAAAGTATAGAACTCGCCCACAAGTACCCTTTTGTTTATGCAGTAGTAGGTGTACATCCTGTAGACATAAAAAAGTATAACGATAATACTGAAAAAGAGCTTGAAAAATTGGCATTAACTGAAAAAAAGATTGTGGCAATAGGTGAAATCGGACTTGACTATCACTGGATGGAAGATCCTAAAGAAATCCAGAAAGACGGTTTCAGAAAACAGATGAAGTTAGCTCAAAAAGTGAATCTTCCTGTTGTAATTCATACAAGGGAAGCACTTGAAGATACACTGAATGTTTTAAGCGAATTTCCTAGTGTGGGAGGTATATTGCATTGTTATCCGGGTTCTTTTCAGGCTGTGAAACCATTTCTGGAAAGATATTATATAGGTGTGGGTGGAACGGTGACTTTTAAAAATAACAGGAAAACGAAAGAACTTGTACATGCTCTTTCATTGGATAAAATAGTATTGGAAACAGACTGTCCGTATTTAACTCCTGTTCCTTTCAGAGGAAAAAGGAATGAACCTGTTTATACAAAATATATAGCTGAAGAAATAGCGCGTATAAAAGAAATTCCCGTTGAAAAGGTGATAGAAAAAACCACTCAAAATGCAAAGAAAATATATAGATTATGA
- a CDS encoding S-ribosylhomocysteine lyase, producing MEKIASFQVDHVKLKRGIYVSRIDEINGSYLTSFDIRMKLPNREPVINIAELHTMEHLGATFLRNHPEWKNKIIYFGPMGCRTGFYLILKGNLKSQDIKELVKETFIFMADFRGEIPGALAIECGNYLDQNLPMANFEAKKYLEETLNNLKEENMSYPE from the coding sequence ATGGAAAAAATAGCAAGTTTTCAGGTAGATCATGTAAAACTGAAAAGAGGAATTTATGTGTCGAGAATTGATGAAATAAACGGAAGTTATCTGACAAGTTTTGATATAAGAATGAAACTTCCTAATAGAGAGCCTGTAATTAATATAGCTGAACTTCATACAATGGAACATTTGGGAGCGACATTTTTAAGAAATCATCCTGAATGGAAAAATAAAATAATATATTTCGGGCCTATGGGATGCAGAACAGGGTTTTATCTTATTTTAAAAGGAAATTTGAAATCACAGGATATAAAAGAGCTTGTGAAAGAAACATTTATATTTATGGCTGATTTTAGAGGAGAAATACCCGGAGCATTAGCAATAGAATGTGGGAATTATCTGGATCAGAATTTACCTATGGCGAATTTTGAAGCTAAGAAATATCTTGAAGAAACTTTAAATAATTTAAAAGAAGAAAATATGAGTTATCCTGAATAA
- a CDS encoding D-alanine--D-alanine ligase, with product MSKLLKVGVIRGGVSTEREVSLNTGSEIVKNLNKEKYEIFDIVIDSEKEVFEKLKSINPDFVYIALHGAFGEDGRIQAILESMGIAYSGPGVMSSAVCMDKEMTKKVVSSYGVRVAKGVSVRKGETADFKFISEKLGNKVVVKPNSGGSSIGVSFVENQEELEKALELVFEMDKEALIEEMLKGTEISVPVIDGKVYPTLKIEAVAGDYFDYKSKYSTGGAREFVFEFEKKIQEEIDKFAKDSYYAMKCEGFARVDFMVVENKPYFMEVNTLPGMTAASLLPKSTASKGYNYSQTLDLLIESSIKIKR from the coding sequence ATGTCAAAATTGTTAAAAGTAGGAGTTATAAGAGGAGGAGTATCAACTGAAAGGGAAGTTTCTTTGAATACAGGAAGTGAAATTGTAAAAAATTTGAATAAAGAAAAATATGAAATTTTTGATATTGTAATAGATTCGGAAAAAGAAGTATTTGAAAAACTGAAAAGTATTAATCCAGACTTTGTATATATAGCATTACACGGAGCTTTCGGAGAAGACGGGAGAATACAGGCTATACTTGAAAGTATGGGAATAGCTTACAGTGGACCGGGAGTTATGTCAAGTGCAGTGTGTATGGATAAAGAAATGACGAAAAAAGTAGTTTCTTCCTATGGTGTAAGAGTGGCAAAGGGAGTAAGTGTAAGAAAGGGAGAAACGGCAGATTTTAAATTTATAAGTGAAAAACTGGGAAACAAAGTAGTTGTCAAACCTAATTCCGGAGGCTCGAGTATAGGAGTAAGTTTTGTGGAAAATCAGGAAGAACTTGAAAAAGCACTTGAACTTGTATTTGAAATGGATAAAGAAGCATTAATTGAAGAAATGTTGAAAGGAACTGAAATAAGTGTTCCCGTTATTGACGGAAAAGTGTACCCTACTCTTAAAATAGAGGCTGTAGCAGGAGATTATTTTGACTATAAATCGAAATATTCAACCGGAGGAGCAAGAGAATTTGTATTTGAATTTGAAAAGAAAATACAGGAAGAAATTGATAAATTTGCAAAAGACAGTTATTATGCAATGAAATGTGAAGGATTTGCAAGAGTGGATTTTATGGTGGTAGAAAATAAGCCGTATTTTATGGAAGTAAACACTCTACCGGGGATGACGGCTGCAAGTTTATTGCCGAAAAGTACAGCATCAAAAGGATATAATTACAGCCAGACATTGGATTTGCTTATAGAATCATCCATAAAAATAAAAAGATAG
- a CDS encoding Hsp33 family molecular chaperone HslO: MKKSRLIRGTSKCARFFLCDTTEIVKEAKKIHNLDPVATTLFGKLLTAAVMMGKDLKGENDLLTLRISGEGPYGTMLATANKKGEVKGYTGNPEEKFHKIINENKEFITDETGQVRFIGNGTLQVIKDMGLKEPFVGLTKLDGEDISDTMAYYFLISEQIKSVVTLGVKLKDNGDVEKAGGYIIQLLPGVEDSFIDKLEDKLKQIRSITELLIGGLSLEKIVELLYEDISVAEDEAEVSGNHVKKYVEDYEVLEESSIEYKCNCTKEKFYKGIITLGKEEIEHILKEEGEIEVECHFCGRKYIFIKEDFKDM, encoded by the coding sequence ATGAAAAAATCAAGATTAATAAGAGGAACAAGTAAATGTGCGAGATTTTTTTTGTGTGATACGACGGAAATTGTTAAAGAGGCAAAAAAAATACATAATCTGGATCCTGTTGCTACAACTTTGTTTGGGAAACTTCTTACAGCGGCAGTAATGATGGGAAAAGACTTAAAAGGAGAAAATGATCTTTTGACACTGAGAATATCGGGAGAAGGACCGTATGGAACTATGCTTGCCACAGCAAATAAAAAAGGAGAAGTAAAAGGTTATACAGGCAATCCCGAAGAGAAATTTCATAAAATAATAAATGAAAACAAAGAATTTATCACTGATGAAACAGGACAAGTAAGATTTATAGGAAACGGAACTTTACAAGTAATAAAAGACATGGGGTTGAAAGAACCTTTTGTAGGTCTTACAAAACTCGATGGAGAAGATATTTCAGATACAATGGCATACTATTTCCTGATTTCCGAGCAGATAAAGTCAGTAGTAACTTTGGGAGTTAAACTGAAAGACAATGGAGATGTGGAAAAGGCGGGAGGATATATTATCCAGCTTCTTCCGGGAGTGGAAGACAGTTTTATAGACAAACTTGAAGATAAGCTGAAACAGATAAGGAGCATAACGGAGCTTCTAATAGGTGGACTTTCCCTTGAAAAAATAGTGGAACTTTTGTATGAAGACATATCGGTTGCCGAAGATGAGGCTGAAGTATCGGGAAATCATGTAAAAAAATATGTGGAAGATTATGAAGTGTTGGAAGAAAGCTCAATTGAATATAAATGTAACTGTACAAAAGAAAAATTTTATAAAGGAATAATAACTTTAGGAAAAGAAGAAATTGAGCATATTCTTAAAGAAGAAGGAGAAATTGAAGTGGAGTGTCATTTCTGCGGACGAAAATATATATTTATAAAAGAAGATTTTAAAGATATGTAA
- a CDS encoding DUF4878 domain-containing protein, with protein MKRILLGILVFTLVIGCSSKPEAVVSKFIDSVREKKIEEASKYSANKDFTKDLKLEYNNKMQQLFFETLFKNMKYEIISSEKQDDFSAVTVSVENVDTEKVFLMIFQRLLKDTFSENSETPPIEEEFKKILESNDVPKEKNTTKFIVVKTKEGSKVNVTAENIDVLFGKINTTLSNLNTLGIDSEEGNETQLPQEGPGAGKDQKLTEPKLDKK; from the coding sequence ATGAAGAGAATATTATTGGGCATTTTAGTATTTACTCTGGTAATCGGCTGCAGTTCTAAACCTGAAGCCGTGGTATCAAAATTTATAGACAGTGTAAGAGAGAAGAAAATTGAAGAAGCATCTAAATACTCTGCTAATAAAGATTTCACAAAAGATTTGAAACTGGAGTATAACAACAAGATGCAGCAGTTATTTTTTGAAACGTTATTTAAAAATATGAAGTATGAAATCATCAGCAGTGAAAAGCAGGACGACTTTTCTGCAGTTACAGTTTCAGTTGAAAATGTCGATACGGAAAAAGTATTTTTGATGATATTTCAGAGACTTCTTAAAGATACATTTTCTGAAAACAGTGAAACTCCTCCTATAGAAGAGGAATTTAAAAAGATATTGGAGTCAAATGATGTACCTAAAGAAAAAAATACTACGAAATTCATTGTTGTAAAAACAAAAGAAGGAAGTAAAGTAAATGTAACGGCTGAAAATATAGATGTTTTATTTGGTAAAATAAATACCACATTGTCAAATTTGAACACTTTGGGAATTGATTCTGAAGAGGGAAATGAAACTCAGCTGCCTCAGGAAGGGCCGGGTGCAGGAAAAGATCAGAAGCTTACCGAGCCTAAGTTGGATAAAAAATAA
- the lpxD gene encoding UDP-3-O-(3-hydroxymyristoyl)glucosamine N-acyltransferase translates to MYNIKEVAALIKGEIKGDDNLSFLRLSPFFHSTENELTFAADEKMLKSIDKCNAGAIIVPPLKELPGNRTYIIVKNNPRELMPILLNYFKPKIKSFEKQIEISSEIDPTANVSKINTYIGHNVKIGKNTVIYPNVSIFEGAEIGDNCIIYSNVTIREFTKIGNGSIIQPGAVIGSDGFGFVKVNGNNVKIEQIGNVILEDEVEIGANTCIDRGTIGDTIIKKGTKIDNLVHIAHNDIIGENCFIVAQTGISGSVEVGNNTILAGQVGVAGHLKIGNNVVIAARSGVTNDVSDGKKMSGYPLREHMEDLRIKMSMGKVPDMVKKIKYLEKEIENLKKS, encoded by the coding sequence ATGTATAATATTAAAGAAGTAGCTGCATTAATAAAAGGTGAAATAAAAGGAGACGATAATTTGAGTTTTCTCAGATTATCACCTTTTTTTCATTCTACAGAAAATGAACTTACTTTTGCAGCAGATGAAAAAATGTTGAAAAGTATTGATAAATGCAATGCAGGAGCAATAATAGTTCCTCCTTTGAAAGAGCTTCCTGGGAACAGAACTTATATTATTGTAAAAAACAATCCGAGAGAGCTTATGCCGATATTACTTAATTATTTTAAACCGAAAATAAAGTCTTTTGAAAAACAGATAGAAATTTCATCGGAAATAGACCCGACGGCAAATGTGTCTAAAATAAACACATATATAGGACATAATGTGAAAATAGGAAAAAACACCGTTATTTATCCTAATGTTTCCATATTTGAAGGAGCTGAAATAGGAGATAACTGTATTATTTATTCCAATGTGACAATAAGAGAATTTACAAAAATAGGAAACGGGTCTATAATTCAGCCCGGTGCGGTTATAGGTTCTGACGGCTTCGGTTTTGTTAAAGTAAATGGAAATAATGTGAAAATAGAACAGATAGGAAATGTTATTTTGGAAGATGAAGTTGAAATAGGTGCAAATACATGTATAGATAGAGGAACTATTGGAGATACGATAATAAAAAAAGGAACTAAGATTGATAATCTTGTCCATATTGCACATAATGACATTATTGGTGAAAACTGCTTTATTGTAGCGCAGACAGGTATTTCCGGAAGTGTGGAAGTGGGAAATAATACTATTCTCGCGGGTCAGGTAGGAGTGGCAGGGCATCTGAAAATAGGAAATAATGTTGTAATCGCTGCAAGATCGGGAGTTACAAATGACGTTTCCGACGGAAAGAAAATGTCGGGGTATCCTTTGAGGGAGCATATGGAAGATTTAAGAATAAAAATGTCTATGGGAAAAGTTCCGGATATGGTGAAAAAGATAAAATATCTTGAAAAGGAAATCGAAAATTTAAAGAAAAGCTGA
- a CDS encoding GNAT family N-acetyltransferase — MIFRNDFHDFDYYLENLEIKEETPDGRVPDTTLFCLDTDRNIFVGAVNIRHYLTEELLYTGGHIADGIRPTERRKGYATAMISLALRECRKLEIYKVLLTCDRNNIGSAKSIIKNGGVLENEVIKDGIAIQRYWIDLTEH; from the coding sequence ATGATTTTCCGAAATGACTTTCATGATTTCGATTATTATCTTGAAAACCTAGAAATAAAAGAAGAAACACCAGACGGACGCGTTCCTGATACAACTCTGTTCTGTCTGGATACAGACAGAAACATTTTTGTCGGTGCCGTTAATATCCGTCATTACTTAACAGAGGAGTTACTGTATACAGGCGGACATATTGCAGACGGAATCCGTCCGACAGAAAGGCGTAAAGGATATGCAACTGCCATGATTTCATTAGCTTTGCGGGAATGCAGAAAACTCGAAATATACAAAGTTTTACTTACTTGTGACAGAAATAATATCGGCTCTGCAAAATCAATAATCAAAAACGGCGGTGTATTGGAAAACGAAGTTATTAAGGACGGGATTGCCATACAGCGATATTGGATAGATTTAACAGAACATTAA
- a CDS encoding outer membrane protein assembly factor, translated as MKRKIYALIVTATLFLSMSGLVMAEGKDLRVGTIQFSHLNQLPEDFLLEKLPVRSGEVYSNKSLSDIYLALKRLSYISNVNVYPKIEGETVNLMIEVDEAGNALELAKREESAEDLNQKTEFKVSSVDISGIQTLNKQDFLKDVPVKEGEYFTPQEAIDGAAKIFQSGYFSSVEPKVDRKTDNTISVVYLVEENPTVQSITVKGNTLFTQEELKKALGIKEGEILNGNLLDPDRNGIIKHYNQAGYSLARIETIAVSPAGDINIELTEGIVDSVSFKKVASKKDNERSSERSSKLRTQPYIFERSQSVKPGEVFEMKNVEATIRELYRTGIFTSIEPVLSGKENDPNARVVEFLVEERPTTTINGSISYGTSVGLVGGIKLSDSNFLGKGQEAAFNIEASNKGDKTFEISLFDPWIRGTERVQGGGAIYWKETANDDAVADEVEKVRKVGTRWTIGKGLNDKIYVRGSLRYDHYKEILGSKKINDKYNLIAISPSLIYDSRDNAFNPTKGIYSTLAYEYGDLVKDSRKYSQFEADLRGYHRTFFKDKNVMAYRVVWGSTGSGTPEALRFSIGGAETLRGYDYGKYDGFNKFHATVENRTQINKHIQLVAFFDIGNAWQNVTTVNGKKVYSPDRKNANNFADLKKGVGVGLRLNTPIGPLRFDYGWPLDPEVKGGTKTGGKFYFSFGQTF; from the coding sequence ATGAAAAGAAAAATTTACGCTTTAATAGTGACAGCTACGCTGTTTTTATCAATGAGCGGATTAGTAATGGCTGAAGGAAAAGATTTAAGAGTGGGGACAATTCAATTTTCACATTTGAATCAGTTACCTGAAGACTTTCTTTTGGAAAAATTGCCTGTTAGATCAGGAGAAGTGTATTCAAATAAAAGTTTAAGCGACATATATCTGGCATTAAAAAGATTAAGCTATATTTCAAATGTAAATGTATATCCGAAAATCGAAGGAGAAACTGTAAATCTTATGATTGAAGTGGATGAAGCGGGGAATGCATTAGAACTTGCTAAAAGGGAAGAGTCTGCTGAAGATTTGAATCAAAAAACGGAATTTAAAGTTTCAAGTGTTGATATATCAGGTATACAGACTCTTAATAAGCAGGATTTCCTGAAAGATGTACCTGTAAAGGAAGGGGAATATTTTACTCCACAGGAAGCAATCGATGGAGCTGCAAAAATTTTCCAGTCAGGTTATTTTTCGAGTGTTGAGCCTAAAGTCGACAGAAAAACCGATAATACGATTTCTGTAGTATATCTTGTAGAAGAAAATCCGACAGTGCAGAGCATAACGGTAAAAGGAAATACGTTATTTACTCAGGAAGAACTGAAAAAGGCGTTAGGCATAAAAGAAGGGGAAATTTTAAACGGAAATTTACTTGATCCTGATAGAAACGGAATTATAAAACATTATAACCAGGCTGGATATTCTCTTGCCAGAATTGAAACTATAGCGGTAAGTCCTGCAGGAGATATAAATATTGAACTTACTGAAGGAATTGTAGATTCAGTTTCATTTAAAAAAGTGGCATCTAAAAAAGATAACGAAAGATCGAGTGAGAGATCTTCAAAACTGAGAACACAGCCTTATATATTTGAAAGATCCCAGTCAGTAAAACCGGGAGAAGTTTTTGAGATGAAAAATGTAGAAGCTACAATAAGAGAACTTTACAGAACAGGTATATTTACTTCTATAGAACCTGTTTTAAGCGGCAAAGAAAATGATCCTAATGCAAGAGTGGTTGAATTTCTTGTGGAAGAAAGACCGACAACTACTATAAACGGAAGTATATCTTATGGTACATCAGTGGGGCTTGTAGGAGGGATTAAGCTTTCCGACTCCAATTTCTTGGGGAAAGGGCAGGAAGCGGCTTTTAATATAGAGGCATCCAATAAAGGAGACAAAACATTTGAAATAAGTCTCTTTGATCCTTGGATCAGAGGAACTGAAAGGGTGCAAGGAGGAGGAGCGATTTACTGGAAAGAAACTGCTAATGACGATGCGGTGGCTGATGAAGTCGAAAAAGTAAGAAAAGTAGGAACAAGATGGACTATCGGAAAAGGTTTAAATGATAAGATATATGTAAGAGGTTCATTAAGATATGATCATTATAAAGAAATTTTAGGCTCAAAAAAGATTAATGACAAATATAATCTTATAGCAATTTCACCGTCATTAATATATGATTCGAGAGATAATGCATTTAATCCTACAAAAGGAATTTATTCGACATTGGCATATGAATACGGAGATTTAGTAAAAGATTCAAGAAAATATAGTCAGTTTGAAGCAGATTTAAGAGGATATCACAGAACATTCTTTAAAGATAAAAACGTAATGGCATACAGAGTGGTCTGGGGATCTACAGGAAGCGGAACACCTGAGGCATTAAGATTCAGCATAGGGGGAGCGGAAACATTAAGAGGATACGATTATGGAAAATATGACGGATTTAATAAATTCCATGCAACAGTGGAAAATAGAACACAAATAAATAAACATATACAGTTAGTGGCATTTTTCGATATAGGTAATGCATGGCAGAATGTTACTACAGTAAATGGAAAAAAAGTATATTCTCCTGACAGAAAAAATGCTAATAACTTTGCTGACCTTAAAAAAGGTGTGGGAGTGGGATTAAGACTTAATACTCCTATAGGTCCGTTAAGATTTGACTATGGATGGCCTCTTGACCCTGAAGTAAAAGGCGGAACAAAAACAGGAGGAAAATTCTACTTCAGCTTCGGTCAGACATTCTAA